The Rhopalosiphum maidis isolate BTI-1 chromosome 1, ASM367621v3, whole genome shotgun sequence genome has a segment encoding these proteins:
- the LOC113556332 gene encoding sister chromatid cohesion protein PDS5 homolog B-B produces the protein MQEDMTYPAGCRPVTDDLGPDELIRRLKTLAHTLQAMGQDEGMYQQYIPLTLHLAEDYFLKHASKDVQLLIACCIADVLRVYAPEAPYKDPEQVKGIFMFLIKQLAGLKDPKDPAFKRYFYLLENLAYVKSFNMCFELEDCQEIFCKLFSLMFKIVNDEHSTKVKSFMLDILCPLICESDMVASELLDIILINIVEPNKSQRKNAYSLAKDLILKCSNTLEPYIQSFFNHVLILGKNEKNLAISTKTYDLIYELNRISPSVLLAVLPQLECKLKSTVEQERHGTVSLLARMFSERDSSLARHHSILWQAFLSRFNDISVSIRIKCVQYAMHLLLNQPELRQDLTEALRLRSSDSDMNVRHETVMAIVSTAKHDFEPIADNEELLLVVKHRMCDKKFKIRKEATSGLAFIYKTYLNDPDIPQATKKAFTWIKDKILHGYYRTCVEDKSLVERLVNTSLVPYQLPPEERMKRLYHLYGTIDDYAKKAFMEIQKTQLLIRSHLKEFLDNHKKEDSPQKDKEIQGSIKLLTRYLPESVKAAEFIGKFSQHLIKDPSLLSSMDTIAKQNSSTAEISEATNLVLRKLGQPVMTNLYYNTVKALLERASSVMIDSQALKELFNHVENCLSGGNMIEELGLHPETAAYRGLELLNVLSNTFACHFYHPDILDKLLDLSHHDDEYIAPQVLTMLTTIGKYSALGDSYPEFTEKLIPICKKLAVSGTPKQAKGAIRCLYVNVYKSKNDIFDDIVEKTKINLEPDSKHYETAIVALGHLAINVAEKYNVHFKNMISRKIVKELLVKVSIKSELYNADANWCSEDILPKGTKCRAEGMKAMARWLIGLKNDKVSAQKTFRMFNAFLSQKGDLTQSGILSKSELAWLRLQAGCSMLKICEQKGVGDQYTAEQFFLLSRLMMDEVLEVREIFAAKLHKGLGRGLPFKCLPLDFMGMYALAGLEADERLRSKIYDYVLKDINRRRDYARNLTQGSATCSIEKAMAQLPHILPDYMLLFAISILTHSPVFKDNRDEESLTLMQQCLWFILEPLITKNDSYNFGFYKEMLERVKNYVDAVEPTNETVNSKMWALCDLAMSVLVVHTSTFETSPFSEIRISAMFFKRHDDPMFVNVKVYLPEKFQIKQVNNNGKKTGLSAALRTTKTRTQKNNIQTSRANESKVNNDVQDSTMLDMSVEREEDEDVIEPKRRRTTRNNNFS, from the exons ATGCAGGAGGATATGACATATCCGGCTGGATGCCGTCCAGTTACAGATGATCTGGGTCCAGATGAACTTATTCGTcgattaaaa actttGGCTCATACTCTTCAAGCAATGGGCCAAGATGAAGGCATGTATCAACAATATATACCATTGACTTTACATTTGGCCGAAGATTATTTTCTGAAACATGCTAGTAAAGATGTTCAGCTATTAATAGCTTGTTGCATCGCTGATGTTCTTAGAGTTTATGCTCCTGAAGCTCCATACAAAGATCCTGAGCAAGTCaaa gGTATATTTATGTTCCTAATTAAACAACTTGCTGGTTTAAAAGATCCAAAGGACCCAGCttttaaacgatatttttatcttttggaAAATCTTGCTTACGTTAAGTCTTTTAATATGTGCTTTGAACTTGAGGACTGTCAAgaaatattttgcaaattattttcactcatgtttaaaattgtcaa TGATGAACATTCAACTAAAGTCAAATCTTTTATGTTGGATATATTATGTCCATTAATATGTGAATCTGATATGGTGGCTAGTGAACTTctggatattattttaataaatattgttgaacCCAATAAATCACAAAGAAAAAATGCTTATTCATTAGCTAAAGATCTTATTCTTAAATGCTCAAACACTTTAGAGCCCTACATCCAAtca TTTTTTAATCATGTTTTGATATTGGgaaagaatgaaaaaaatctagCTATAAGTACTAAAACTTATGATCTCATTTATGAATTGAACAGAATCAGTCCATCTGTATTATTGGCTGTGCTCCCACAACTTGAATGTAAACTAAAGTCAACTGTTGAACAAGAACGTCATGGTACTGTGTCCCTTTTAGCTCGTATGTTTTCAGAAAGAGATTCAAGTCTTGCTCGCcatcatagtatattatggcAAGCATTTCTTAGCcgatttaatgatatatctgTTAGCATACGCATTAAATGTGTTCAGTATGCCAtgcatttacttttaaatcaaCCTGAACTTCGTCAAGATCTGACAGAAGCATTACGTTTAAGAAGTTCTGATAGTGATATGAATGTTCGTCATGAAACAGTTATGGCTATTGTATCAACAGCTAAACATGACTTTGAACCCATTGCTGATAATGAAGAATTACTCTTAGTTGTTAAACACAGAATGTGTGATAAAAag tttaaaataagaaaagaaGCTACATCTGGGcttgcatttatatataaaacatatttgaatgATCCAGACATTCCTCAAGCCACTAAAAAAGCATTCACTTGGATCAaagataaaattttacatGGGTATTACAGAACTTGTGTTGAAGATAAATCTTTGGTTGAACGATTAGTAAATACATCTTTAGTACCATATCAACTACCACCTGAAGAGAGAATGAAGAgactttatcatttatatggTACGATTGATGATTATGCTAAAAAAGCTTTCATGGAGATTCAAAAAACACAACTTTT aatccgttcacatttaaaagaatttctTGATAATCACAAAAAAGAAGATAGTCCTCAAAAAGATAAAGAAATTCAGGGaagcataaaattattaactcgaTATTTACCCGAATCAGTTAAAGCAGCAGAGTTTATTGGAAAATTTTCACAACACCTGATTAAAGATCCTTCATTATTGAgtt ctATGGATACAATTGCAAAACAGAATTCTAGTACTGCTGAAATATCTGAAGctacaaatttagttttaaggaAACTTGGTCAACCAGTAATgacaaatttgtattataacacTGTAAAAGCACTTTTGGAAAGAGCATCATCAGTGATGATAGACTCTCAGGCATTAAag GAATTGTTTAATCATGTTGAAAATTGTTTGAGTGGTGGAAATATGATAGAAGAACTTGGTTTACACCCAGAAACTGCTGCTTACAGAGGACTCGAACttcttaat GTTTTGTCAAATACATTTGCTTGCCACTTTTATCATCCAGACATATTGGATAAGCTATTAGATTTATCACATCATGATGATGAATACATTGCTCCTCAAGTTCTTACTATGTTGACAACAATTGGCAAATACAGTGCACTTg GTGATTCATACCCAGAATTcactgaaaaattaataccaatatgtaaaaaattggCAGTGAGCGGTACTCCAAAACAAGCTAAAGGAGCTATACGATGTTTATATgtcaatgtatataaatccAAAAATGATATCTTTGATGATATTGTTGAg aaaactaaaattaatttagaaccTGATTCAAAACATTATGAAACAGCAATAGTAGCTCTTGGGCATTTAGCTATCAATGTagctgaaaaatataatgttcattTCAAGAATATGATTTCTCGAAAG ATTGTTAAGGAATTATTAGTAAAAGTGTCGATTAAAAGTGAACTTTACAATGCTGATGCCAATTGGTGTTCCGAAGATATTTTACCAAAAGGCACAAAGTGTAGA gcTGAAGGTATGAAGGCTATGGCAAGGTGGCTTATTGGTTTAAAGAATGATAAAGTATCAGCTCAGAAGACATTTAGAATGTTTAATGCTTTTTTGTCACAAAAAGGTGACCTTACACAATCTGGAATCTTATCAAAATCTGAATTAGCTTGGTTAAGATTACAAGCAGGCTGTTCTATGTTGAAGATTTGTGAACAAAAAGGTGTTGGAGATCAGTATACAGCTGAACaattctttttattatcaagACTTATgatg gatGAAGTTTTAGAAGTACGAGAAATTTTTGCCGCAAAACTCCATAAAGGCTTAGGGAGAGGTTTACCTTTCAAATGTCTCCCATTAGATTTTATGGGAATGTATGCTTTGGCTGGACTTGAAGCAGATGAACGATTGAGGAGTAAAATCTatgattatgttttaaaagatataaacAGAAGACGGGATTATGCCAGAAATTTAACTCAAGGATCTGCCAcat gttcAATTGAAAAAGCGATGGCACAATTACCTCATATTTTACCTGATTATATGTTACTGTTTGctatatcaattttaacacACTCTCCAGTATTTAAAGATAACAGAGATGAAGAAAGTCTGACATTGATGCAACAGTGCCTGTGGTTCATTCTTGAACCATTGATCACTAAAAATGattcttataattttggattttacaAAGAGATGTTGGAGCGAGTCAAGAATTATGTTGACGCTGTAGAACCAACTAATGAGACTGTTAATTCG aaaatgtggGCTCTTTGTGATTTGGCAATGAGTGTATTAGTAGTTCATACTAGTACATTTGAAACATCTCCTTTTTCTGAAATTAGAATTTCAGCAATGTTCTTCAAAAGACATGATGATCCCATGTTTGTAAATGTAAAGGTTTATTTGCCTGAAAAATTCCAAATCaaa caagtaaacaataatggaaaaaaaactgGATTGTCAGCTGCTTTAAGAACCACTAAAACCCGaactcaaaaaaataacattcaaaCCAGTCGAGCTAATGAGTCTAAAGTA aaTAATGACGTTCAAGATTCTACAATGTTAGACATGTCTGTTGAA aGAGAAGAAGATGAGGATGTTATTGAACCCAAACGCAGGAGAACaactcgtaataataattttagttga